The Vallicoccus soli genome window below encodes:
- the radA gene encoding DNA repair protein RadA, which translates to MATRTSRTGPRAAPPGYRCGECGWTTQKWVGRCGECQAWGTVEEVGAVRVRTTAPATVSTPARPIPEIDVEAARARPTGVGELDRVLGGGLVPGAVVLIAGEPGVGKSTLLLDVAARTAARGEDVLYVTGEESASQVRLRAGRIGALEQRLLLAAETDLGAVLGHVAQVRPSLLVADSVQTLASAEVDGAAGGVTQVREVAAALIRVAKESGTAVLLVGHVTKDGSIAGPRVLEHLVDVVLHVEGDRHSRLRLVRGVKNRYGPSDEVGCFDLSDEGIVELPDPSGLFTSRHADPAAGTCVTVTVEGKRPMLAEVQALVSPAPPGSPRRAVSGLDAQRVAMVLAVLQKRGRVPVLQSDVYAATVGGVRLSEPSVDLAVALAVASSVSERPVPGDLVAIGEVGLAGEVRRVTAVGRRLLEAQRLGYARALVPPGSGAPPAGMQVVEVPDLAEALARAQDLGPNVTRLRTDRRARGPA; encoded by the coding sequence ATGGCGACGAGGACCTCGAGGACCGGCCCCCGCGCGGCGCCCCCGGGCTACCGCTGCGGCGAGTGCGGGTGGACGACCCAGAAGTGGGTCGGCCGGTGCGGGGAGTGCCAGGCGTGGGGCACGGTCGAGGAGGTCGGCGCCGTGCGGGTGCGCACCACCGCGCCCGCCACGGTCTCCACGCCGGCCCGGCCCATCCCGGAGATCGACGTCGAGGCGGCGCGAGCCCGCCCCACGGGGGTGGGCGAGCTCGACCGCGTCCTCGGCGGCGGGCTCGTCCCCGGCGCCGTCGTGCTCATCGCGGGCGAGCCCGGCGTCGGCAAGTCGACGCTGCTGCTCGACGTCGCGGCGCGCACGGCGGCCCGGGGCGAGGACGTCCTCTACGTGACGGGCGAGGAGTCCGCGTCGCAGGTGCGCCTGCGCGCCGGGCGCATCGGCGCCCTGGAGCAGCGCCTGCTCCTCGCCGCCGAGACCGACCTCGGCGCCGTCCTCGGGCACGTCGCGCAGGTCCGCCCGTCGCTGCTCGTGGCGGACTCGGTGCAGACCCTGGCCTCGGCCGAGGTCGACGGCGCGGCCGGCGGCGTGACGCAGGTCCGCGAGGTGGCCGCCGCGCTCATCCGGGTCGCCAAGGAGTCGGGCACCGCGGTCCTGCTGGTGGGGCACGTGACGAAGGACGGGTCCATCGCCGGGCCGCGCGTGCTCGAGCACCTCGTCGACGTCGTGCTGCACGTCGAGGGCGACCGGCACTCCCGGCTGCGGCTCGTGCGCGGGGTCAAGAACCGGTACGGCCCGAGCGACGAGGTCGGCTGCTTCGACCTGTCCGACGAGGGGATCGTCGAGCTGCCCGACCCCAGCGGGCTGTTCACCTCCCGCCACGCGGACCCCGCGGCGGGCACCTGCGTCACCGTGACGGTCGAGGGCAAGCGGCCCATGCTCGCCGAGGTGCAGGCGCTCGTCTCGCCGGCGCCACCGGGGAGCCCGCGCCGCGCGGTCTCCGGGCTCGACGCGCAGCGGGTCGCGATGGTGCTCGCCGTGCTGCAGAAGCGCGGGCGGGTACCGGTGCTGCAGAGCGACGTGTACGCCGCGACCGTGGGCGGCGTGCGCCTGTCCGAGCCGTCGGTGGACCTCGCGGTGGCGCTCGCCGTGGCCTCCTCGGTGAGCGAGCGCCCGGTGCCCGGCGACCTCGTCGCGATCGGCGAGGTCGGCCTCGCCGGCGAGGTGCGCCGGGTGACGGCCGTCGGGCGCCGGCTGCTCGAGGCGCAGCGGCTGGGCTACGCGCGCGCCCTCGTGCCCCCCGGCAGCGGCGCGCCGCCCGCGGGCATGCAGGTCGTCGAGGTGCCCGACCTCGCCGAGGCCCTGGCCCGGGCGCAGGACCTCGGGCCGAACGTCACGCGGCTGCGCACCGACCGGCGGGCCCGCGGGCCGGCGTGA